A genomic window from Rhizobium sp. EC-SD404 includes:
- a CDS encoding ChrR family anti-sigma-E factor yields MVREHIDTIDSLMARYVAGTLPLPARVLVQSHLELREGARTFVSDLEAMAGETLESLAPAPISARDEVLDRIFQSSADNAKLTSMDIDMDAARTAPDDGSMPSALRDFVGFDIADVPWRTKMPGFKEYDMGEIDGCHVSMFWLRPGRTVPAHTHHGCEISLVLQGAFSDGLGRYGPGDISVADDDIDHRPVAESHGPCIGFAVTDAPLRLTGSFRQLIGDLIG; encoded by the coding sequence ATGGTTCGTGAGCATATTGATACGATCGACTCGCTGATGGCGCGTTATGTTGCGGGCACGCTGCCGTTGCCGGCGCGTGTCCTGGTGCAGTCGCATCTCGAACTTCGCGAAGGTGCACGCACCTTCGTCTCGGATCTCGAAGCAATGGCGGGCGAAACGCTTGAAAGCCTGGCGCCGGCCCCGATTTCCGCACGCGACGAGGTGCTGGATCGGATTTTTCAGTCGAGTGCGGACAATGCCAAGCTGACATCGATGGACATTGACATGGATGCGGCGCGGACTGCGCCCGATGATGGCAGCATGCCTTCGGCGCTGCGCGACTTCGTTGGCTTCGATATTGCGGATGTGCCGTGGCGCACCAAAATGCCGGGCTTCAAGGAATACGACATGGGCGAAATCGACGGCTGCCACGTCAGCATGTTCTGGCTGCGCCCCGGCCGCACCGTTCCTGCGCACACGCACCACGGTTGCGAGATTTCGCTCGTGTTGCAGGGAGCGTTCTCCGATGGACTGGGCCGTTACGGCCCAGGCGACATTTCCGTCGCTGACGACGATATCGATCACCGTCCTGTTGCCGAAAGCCATGGCCCCTGCATCGGCTTTGCCGTCACGGATGCGC